The following are from one region of the Geoalkalibacter subterraneus genome:
- a CDS encoding UvrD-helicase domain-containing protein gives MSIPQLTIIPAGAGSGKTFTIQNTLAKWVRDNEIDPDRIVAVTFTEAAAAELRGRIREQLVKDGRLEDALRLDQAYISTIHGFGLRLLTEFAFDAGISPAPRLLNEDEEAILIRQALAETDRADGVMGDLDGFGYRYDFTSKKGGEDLFRDRVLELINKLRSIGRLEEDAGLLPHALQHLKSLYGPTELAQNLNRTLHDAVLALLAQFPAELSSLHPDNGTFVRALRADFQALKKAQKSENLETDWQLWKKLRNLRGSKRGTDMPGGYDALVNEVIDAADALPQHPGPLAHAIAHVQALLEASQDCLGRYAQNKREKGLVDYTDMVALSHRMLIGRPEILETFRERVDCLVIDEFQDTNPLQFSLLWALCEAGVPTLVVGDLKQAIMGFQNADSRLLAQLQTLYPEHTQPLTGNWRSTAKLMEWFNAVGQGLFKEQYTALTPHADYPSSLSSLEAVVFGENWRAKEGESSPTEVRPRWTASRIKALLDDPQQCIYDRHQKITRRLRAGDIAILCPTNKKLSDYADALRELGVLSRREADGWFESPVVRLACHALAYVADPCDRHAALVLAVTEMGEQTLQSALSTLLEGELPSGKVFEALRPLKEAPADLSVSELLNQVIDALDLYGVISTWPEAEQARASLLRLQGEAQEFMAANREALASGGYYGSGPKSFLAWLSNRAESENGQPDPRVVDEQAVVLMTWHKSKGKEWPVVVVAGSDAKVKCPLPSTDVKYRDFSDLGAVLEQARIEISPDFAAPETGDRFKEPLWQQAWESALCLLYVVITRAREKVILEWPQYLDNGRERSTVTFWEVLTQTTGMMLDANHLKIGPQQFDCRVMETDRDLPPEYDTGRDLEVSLPTTGRRAIEADLRPIESTPEIITPSSLHAEEVGESSAAMTRRRYSTPLEMELDLEALQKGTLLHRCFELFDLRRDAEIIRGALGAMVSEEDFKRITQAAGDFYHWLDQTYAPIALEREVPILFLDEKGSVVNGFIDLLVETEQGFWIIDHKSDRVEDPEEKFNDYLPQLRCYAAAVAKARPDKPVLGVAINWIVRGEVMGG, from the coding sequence ATGAGTATCCCTCAGCTGACCATCATCCCCGCCGGCGCAGGCTCCGGCAAAACCTTCACGATCCAGAATACCCTGGCCAAATGGGTCAGAGATAACGAGATCGATCCCGATAGAATCGTCGCGGTCACTTTCACCGAGGCTGCCGCAGCAGAGCTTCGTGGACGCATCCGCGAGCAGCTGGTCAAAGATGGCCGTCTCGAAGACGCCCTGCGGCTCGATCAGGCCTATATCTCGACCATCCACGGCTTCGGTCTGCGCCTTCTCACCGAGTTTGCCTTCGACGCAGGGATCTCCCCCGCGCCGCGCCTGCTCAACGAAGATGAAGAGGCGATTCTGATCCGCCAGGCACTGGCCGAGACCGATCGTGCAGACGGGGTGATGGGCGACCTCGACGGATTCGGCTACCGCTACGATTTTACCTCCAAGAAGGGGGGCGAGGATCTCTTCCGCGACCGTGTCCTTGAGTTGATCAACAAGCTGCGCTCCATCGGCCGGCTCGAAGAAGATGCTGGGCTTCTGCCCCATGCCCTGCAGCATCTTAAATCCCTTTACGGGCCCACCGAGCTTGCGCAAAACCTCAACCGGACCCTGCACGATGCGGTGCTGGCGCTGCTTGCGCAATTTCCGGCCGAACTCTCCTCTCTCCATCCAGACAACGGCACTTTTGTCCGTGCCTTGCGCGCCGATTTTCAGGCCCTCAAAAAAGCGCAGAAGAGTGAAAATCTCGAGACCGACTGGCAGCTGTGGAAGAAACTGCGCAACCTGCGCGGCTCCAAGCGCGGCACTGACATGCCCGGGGGCTACGATGCACTGGTCAATGAGGTGATCGACGCGGCCGATGCGCTCCCCCAGCATCCAGGCCCCCTGGCCCATGCGATCGCGCATGTTCAGGCGCTGCTCGAGGCCAGCCAGGATTGCCTGGGACGCTATGCCCAAAACAAGCGCGAGAAGGGGCTGGTCGACTACACCGATATGGTGGCCTTGAGCCATCGGATGCTTATTGGGCGACCGGAGATCCTCGAGACTTTCCGCGAGCGGGTGGATTGCCTGGTGATCGATGAATTCCAGGACACCAACCCCCTGCAGTTCTCCCTTCTCTGGGCGCTGTGCGAAGCGGGCGTGCCGACCCTGGTGGTCGGCGATCTCAAGCAGGCGATCATGGGCTTTCAAAATGCCGATTCACGCCTGCTGGCGCAGCTGCAAACCCTCTACCCCGAACATACCCAGCCGCTGACCGGCAACTGGCGCTCCACCGCGAAGCTTATGGAGTGGTTCAACGCCGTGGGGCAGGGGCTGTTCAAAGAGCAGTACACGGCACTGACCCCCCATGCGGATTATCCCAGCAGTCTCTCCAGCCTTGAAGCCGTTGTGTTTGGCGAAAACTGGCGGGCCAAGGAGGGGGAGTCTTCGCCGACCGAGGTGCGACCGCGCTGGACGGCTTCGCGCATCAAAGCCCTGCTCGATGATCCTCAGCAATGTATCTACGACCGCCACCAGAAAATCACCCGCAGGCTTCGCGCAGGCGATATCGCCATTTTGTGCCCCACCAACAAAAAACTCTCTGATTATGCCGATGCCCTGCGCGAGCTGGGCGTGCTCTCGCGCAGGGAGGCCGACGGCTGGTTTGAATCGCCGGTGGTGCGTCTGGCCTGTCACGCCCTGGCCTATGTCGCCGATCCCTGCGACCGGCATGCCGCACTGGTTCTTGCTGTGACCGAGATGGGCGAGCAGACCCTGCAGTCGGCCCTATCCACCCTGCTGGAGGGAGAGCTGCCTTCCGGCAAGGTTTTTGAGGCACTGCGCCCCCTCAAGGAGGCGCCCGCCGATCTCAGTGTCAGTGAACTTCTCAACCAGGTGATCGACGCCCTGGATCTCTATGGCGTGATCAGCACCTGGCCCGAGGCCGAGCAGGCCCGCGCCAGCCTTTTGCGGCTGCAGGGCGAAGCGCAGGAATTCATGGCGGCCAACCGCGAGGCACTGGCCAGCGGCGGCTATTACGGCTCTGGACCCAAGAGCTTTCTGGCGTGGCTTTCAAACCGCGCCGAGAGTGAAAACGGCCAGCCCGATCCGCGCGTGGTCGATGAGCAGGCGGTGGTGCTGATGACCTGGCACAAATCCAAGGGCAAGGAATGGCCCGTGGTGGTCGTGGCCGGCAGTGACGCGAAGGTCAAATGCCCCCTGCCCAGCACCGACGTGAAGTATCGCGACTTCTCTGACCTGGGTGCGGTTCTCGAACAGGCCCGCATTGAAATCTCCCCCGACTTTGCCGCACCCGAAACGGGCGACAGGTTTAAAGAGCCTCTGTGGCAGCAGGCCTGGGAGAGTGCGTTGTGCCTGCTTTACGTGGTCATCACCCGCGCCCGGGAGAAGGTCATCCTCGAGTGGCCGCAATATCTCGACAATGGCCGGGAGCGATCCACCGTCACGTTCTGGGAGGTTCTCACCCAAACCACCGGAATGATGCTTGACGCCAATCATCTCAAGATCGGTCCGCAGCAGTTTGACTGCCGGGTGATGGAGACGGACCGGGATCTGCCTCCTGAATATGACACGGGGCGGGATCTCGAGGTAAGTCTTCCCACCACAGGGCGGCGTGCTATCGAGGCTGATTTACGACCGATAGAGTCCACGCCCGAGATCATCACGCCAAGCAGCCTGCACGCAGAAGAGGTCGGAGAATCCAGCGCAGCTATGACCAGGAGGCGTTACAGCACACCACTGGAGATGGAACTTGATCTCGAAGCCCTGCAAAAGGGAACGCTGCTGCATCGCTGTTTCGAGTTGTTCGACCTCAGGAGGGATGCCGAGATCATCCGCGGGGCCTTGGGAGCCATGGTGTCCGAGGAAGACTTTAAGCGGATTACTCAGGCGGCCGGCGATTTTTACCACTGGCTTGATCAAACCTATGCGCCCATTGCCCTGGAAAGAGAAGTGCCGATCCTGTTTCTTGACGAGAAAGGCAGCGTCGTTAACGGTTTCATTGACCTGCTGGTCGAGACAGAGCAAGGCTTCTGGATCATCGACCACAAATCGGACCGTGTCGAAGATCCCGAAGAGAAATTCAACGACTACCTGCCCCAGCTTCGCTGTTATGCAGCAGCCGTTGCGAAGGCCCGACCGGATAAGCCGGTGCTTGGGGTTGCGATCAACTGGATTGTGCGGGGTGAGGTGATGGGTGGGTAA
- a CDS encoding DUF6361 family protein, translated as MPSSLAWIDHDSKARERTLRILSLFQEKESRDELGLGSVRDSFADQLFPGTSTIQTRLRYMLFVPWIYHSLEEKRLSAENFAIQADKMERVLVQPLMDSDDQAGVFGKTAGKRLKRLPSSVYWAGLGAWGIRITPFSQDEYHRRIDETYRRRKALKVREKDAKARGDDIDVEQRMASLSWHPRLPTPPEDFPSTVSFALSREETEFIRDRIQVACPDSLLSFLAMHCEPADTQAPWEHPDYGRFSEQHKELLTHARLFSEVMHGASLSYNVQLARLRNHEDLVAEHQVSFDEWTANLPLEEIRAWSVSRLWELTMDHGHTITPQTRSFVQQWIDHTRKSPSDLLSNAEALTLIKRREMKLKGTRSRFRNQRALEQWGGYSGVGRLVYRWPNVKVLLNDLYQGMNREEQC; from the coding sequence ATGCCATCTTCCTTAGCTTGGATTGACCATGACTCGAAAGCGAGAGAACGCACGCTTCGCATCCTTTCCCTTTTCCAGGAAAAGGAAAGTCGTGACGAGCTTGGGCTCGGCTCCGTGCGGGACAGCTTTGCCGATCAGTTATTCCCAGGAACAAGCACGATCCAGACGCGCCTCCGCTACATGCTTTTCGTGCCATGGATTTACCATTCACTGGAAGAGAAGCGACTATCTGCAGAAAATTTTGCGATCCAAGCTGACAAGATGGAAAGGGTCCTGGTCCAGCCATTGATGGATTCCGATGATCAGGCTGGTGTATTTGGAAAAACCGCCGGAAAAAGGCTCAAACGGTTGCCCAGCTCCGTTTACTGGGCCGGTCTCGGTGCCTGGGGAATACGCATTACGCCATTCTCGCAGGACGAATATCACAGGCGCATCGACGAAACTTACCGCCGCCGCAAAGCCCTGAAGGTTCGTGAGAAAGACGCAAAGGCACGAGGAGACGACATCGATGTCGAGCAGCGGATGGCCTCTCTCAGTTGGCATCCGCGATTGCCCACGCCTCCGGAAGATTTCCCTTCGACGGTGAGCTTCGCTTTATCCCGGGAAGAAACCGAGTTTATTCGGGATCGCATCCAGGTTGCTTGTCCCGACAGCCTTCTCTCGTTCTTGGCAATGCACTGCGAACCCGCCGACACTCAAGCCCCATGGGAACATCCCGATTACGGACGCTTTTCCGAACAGCATAAAGAACTCCTGACCCATGCACGGCTATTCTCGGAGGTGATGCATGGAGCGTCGCTCTCGTATAACGTTCAGCTCGCCAGGCTTCGAAACCATGAAGATCTTGTCGCCGAGCATCAGGTAAGTTTCGACGAATGGACCGCAAATCTTCCCTTGGAGGAAATTCGCGCCTGGTCGGTGAGCCGCCTCTGGGAGTTGACGATGGATCATGGCCACACCATCACCCCGCAAACGCGATCCTTCGTTCAGCAATGGATCGACCATACCCGGAAGTCCCCCAGCGACCTCCTTTCTAACGCCGAGGCGCTCACCCTGATCAAAAGAAGAGAAATGAAACTCAAGGGCACGCGTTCCCGATTCAGGAACCAGAGGGCGCTCGAGCAGTGGGGCGGGTACTCCGGCGTCGGAAGACTCGTCTATCGTTGGCCGAATGTGAAGGTGCTTTTGAACGACCTGTACCAGGGGATGAACCGGGAGGAACAATGCTGA